A portion of the Chiloscyllium plagiosum isolate BGI_BamShark_2017 chromosome 48, ASM401019v2, whole genome shotgun sequence genome contains these proteins:
- the LOC122544367 gene encoding zinc finger protein 239-like, whose protein sequence is METPEKFGDCEKRVLTSYELDIYQTDHNGEKPLTCSVCDKEFAQSSNLMLHQRVHTGERPFTCSVCRKGFSQSSSLQTHQRVHTGEKPFTCSVCGKRFTNSSNLLLHQRVHTGERPFTCSVCGKGFTQSSSLLTHRRLHTGERPFTCSVCGKGFTNSSNLMTHQRVHTGERPFTCPVCGKGFTQSSSLMTHRRVHTGERPFTCSVCGKRFRNSSNLLTHQRVHTGERPFTCPMCGKGFTQSSSLLTHQRVHNGQRLFRCIV, encoded by the coding sequence ATGGAAACACCAGAGAAATTTGGGGACTGTGAGAAGAGAGTACTTACCTCTTATGAGCTGGATATTTATCAAACTGATCACAATGGGGAGAAACCGTTAACCTGTTCAGTGTGTGACAAAGAGTTTGCTCAGTCATCCAACCTGATGttacaccagcgagttcacactggagagaggccatttACCTGTTCCGTGTGCAGGAAGGGATTTTCACAGTCATCCAGCCTGCAGACACACCAGCgcgttcacactggggagaagccgttcacctgctcagtgtgtgggaagagattcactAATTCATCCAACTTACTCttacaccagcgagttcacactggagagagaccgttcacctgctccgtgtgcgggaagggattcacacAGTCGTCCAGCCTGCTGACACACCGGCGCCTTcatactggggagaggccattcacttgctcggtgtgtgggaagggattcactaaTTCATCCAACCTTATGACTCACcaacgagttcacactggggagaggccgttcacctgccccgtgtgtgggaagggattcactcagtcgtccaGCCTGATGACTCACCGGCGTGTTCACACGGGGGaaaggccgttcacctgctccgtgtgtgGGAAGCGATTCAGAAATTCATCCAATCTGCTGACTCACCAGCGCGTTCATactggggaaaggccattcactTGCCCcatgtgtgggaaaggattcactcagtcatctagTCTACTGACACATCAAAGGGTACACAATGGGCAGAGGTTGTTCAGATGCATTGTGTGA